The following is a genomic window from Carassius gibelio isolate Cgi1373 ecotype wild population from Czech Republic chromosome B20, carGib1.2-hapl.c, whole genome shotgun sequence.
cttatttatttgttgttgttgttgttgtgtttttttttttgtcccgtTGCTTgtaattaatttcttatttaattgcTGACTGTTTGCTTGTATTCAGTAAACTTTATTTttgtactattatttattttataaatatatgtatatatatatagtgtgtgtgataTTGACACTGGTGAGAAGAATTATGAAATTTCTATGGTATCAAATGTGTTGCTATCGTAAagaccttatttaaaaaaaaataataactatattgtACTATATAACGTTACcgtgaaataaaattactcattACATGATCACTCACCCCAAGTCAGGATATGCTTAAacagttatatttaaatgttcttgTAGTGAACAGGCCCTATATAATAGAATTTAACTTTTgtagaactattcctttaaagttgtTTCTGAGAAACCTCATGAGTGCCTCCCAGAGTATAACTTTAATGGTGAGATGTTTTAACAAACAGCTCTCAGAGGGCTATTCAACACATGGATATTTGCTTCAGGAAGAGGTGCCCCACAAGGCTCAACCTTCACTGTGTTTAAATGACTAGAAAGGCAGTTTTTGCCTTCCTGTTGTAGACGTGGGTATAAACATCATTACCACAGCGATCTGATCATGTGGTTCTGTGCAGCAGTAGTTTTCATATTTCCACTATAGACTTTTTGGACTTGAAATTGGATTTAGACGTCTCTTTTAAAACTCAAACGGTCTCCGAAGTGCTGTGCTTTCCAGAATCTCTGAAGTGGTTAAAGCAATACAAACTTCATTATTTATTAGCTGGAAAGTGCACATCCGCATACAGCATATAAATCTTGATGTTCTTAGTGCTGTATTAACTGCGGTATTCATTAAATGCACTTTGGAGTATGTGGTTTATGCAACGGAATAATTAGTGAGAATCAGGGGAGATTATTTATGTAAAATCTCCAGCAAGGGCATTGAAACAGCATGTGTTTCACCATGTGCATTAGCAGGTGTGAATGCGTTATGTGAACACAAATTGTTTTTTAGCATATTAGCACAGCTTACCAGAGATTATTTTGCTAAAAATGTTTCCACTTTCACTACTTGTACATCCTTGGTAAGCTAAATCTCACACCTCTTCACCTTGTTCTGTTGGAAAGGATGCACAATATGCTGGCGTTTTTCTTTTCAGTTCCCTCAGAGGAACTGCAGGCCTCTTGACCTACTTTACAGGAGACTACAGACAGCCTTCAGCCAGATCGCACCTGTTCACTACATCAGGAATGGAATATAGATCtggctgctctgattggctgctgacAGGGAGGAAAGGGTAGAAAAGCACaggaatattataaattaaaaacacagctactgttcaaagtttggtgtctgtagaaATTAAgacattaaaatttttaattagtaaggatgcaataaattattcaaaattatggaagcccatttccgctataaaaaaaaaaaaaaggtaatcgcGAGTTTTTCTCAcaactataatttttttcttacaatagcgagtttaaatcttgcaaatctgacttttttctgAATTGTTTCTCAAAATTGTGAGAGATAAATTTGCAGTTCTCATGGAGAAAAAGATCAAAATTACAACTTAATCCGAATTGCACGTGTAATCTCCCTATTCTGAGTTTGTCACAATTGCGAGTGTATGTCTAACAATTCTGTCTGAACTGTgagatgaacttttttttttttttttttggtggcgaAAATAGCCTTCCAAACAGAAGTGGCACtgaagacattaataatgttaccaaataattttattttcaaataaatgcttttgttttgaaatttctatttatGAAATGTAACAATCCAgggaaaaaaaggttgaaaatAAAATTTGGTTTCCAAGTTATTTTCTTGATATTACCCATTTAACTgtgtgtttgatcaaataaatgaagccttagtgagtataagagactttaaaaatatttttttaaatcactgctTGTCATGTATAGTTTTAAAATGCTCCAGCATCAACCGCTAAAAGCATTCAAATGAGATTTAATGGATATCCAGTTTTGGCTGCTATGTGAACAATATCCACTGTTATGCAAGATTACATCATTGTGCTCTTACAAACTCTGCTAAAAACTTACTTAACAGACCTTGTTCTGCCCACGGTATGATGAGTATAGTTTTTGATATATGGACGTTCAAGATGGCCATTGAGCTGAAGATTGCTCATTAGCCATCTTGTCATTTGCTTCTAGGCAAATGGAGACATATACTGCAGCAGGATTTGTTCAGTAACCTATACGCTAGTATTGCTCTGTAGCCATAGACAGAAGCAACGTTACATACATAACAACCTTTTCTTTAAGTTTAACTTAAtggaatatttaaatacaattattctaGACTATTGGTAAACTGCAGTTAGATCCTCAGGCGTGTGTAAAGAAATGATGTGATTTCGCAGTAAAATGCAGTGCACATGATTTTAAGTCTCTTTTGTGCTCTTTTGTGGTTTTAGATGAAACATCAGAATGTGAATGTGATCAAAGAGGAGGAAGGTAAATTATAGTATTTCCATTGCATAACTTTTCATTATTGTTTCCTGCCCTATTCTTAGCTACTGGGACACAGCGTACGACAGTGATGTCATGGAGGACCGTGTGGGACTCAACTTGTTATATGCTCAGGTAACAGTCTACTAGTTTAAAAGATACTCAGTTTGGTCCATCACACAAAAAGTTGGCATAATGTGCATAACTGTTCTGGCAAACAATGTGTCTCCTGTTCtgattgtcaaaaaaaataataaataaatatattatatatatatatatatatatatatatatatatatatatatatatatatatatatatatatatatatatatatatatatatatatacacatacagtgaaagtattcagacccccttaaatatttcactctgttatattgcagccatttgctaatttaagttaattttttcctcattaatgtacacacagaaccccattttgacagaaaaacacagaataataatgatatttttgcacatttattaaaaaagaaaatctgaaatatcacatggtcctaagtattcagaccctttgctcagtatttaatagaagcacccttttgatcttaTTCAGCCTTCAGTCTTTTtgagatgcaacaagtttttcacacctagatttggggatcctctgccattcctccttgcagatcctctccagttctgtcaggttggatggtaaacattggtggacagccattttacagtctctccagagatgctcaattgggtttaactcagggctctggctgggccattcaagaacagtcacagagttgttTTGAAGCCACTACtttgttattttagctgtgtgcttggggttattgtcttgttggaagatgaaccttcggcccagtctgaggtcctgagcacgctggagaaggttttcgtccaggatatccctgtacttggccgcattcatctttccttcgattgcaaccagtcatcctgtccctgcagctgaaaaacaccctcACAGCATAATGCTGccccaccatgcttcactgttgggactgtagtggacaggtgatgagcagtgcctggttttctccacacataccgcttagaattaaggccaaaaagttctatcttggtcACATCAGACCAgagtccttcaggtgttttttaacAAACTCCATGGGGGTTTTCATGTgtcactgaggagaggcttccgtaaagccccgactggtggagggctgcagtgatggttggctttctacaactttctcccacctcctgactgcatctctggagctcagtcacagtgatctttgggttcttctttacctctctcaccaaggctcttctccccggatcgctcagtttggccggacggCCAGCTCTACTAAGGGTTCTGGTCGTCCCAAATGTCTTCCATTTTATGGATTATGGAGGctactgtgctcttaggaaccttaagtgcagcagaattttttttgtaaccttggccagatctgtgccttgccacaattcggtctctgagctcttcaggcagttcctttgacctcatgattctcatttgctctgacatgcactgtgagctgtaaggtcttatatagactggtgtgtggctttcctaataaagtccaatcagtataatcaaacacagctggactcaaatgaaggtgtagaaccatctcaaggatgattagaagaaatggacagcacctgagttaaatatatgagtgtcacagcaaagggtctgaatacttaggatcatgtgattatttcagttttttatatatatatataattctgcaaaactttcaacaattctgtgtttctctgtcaatatggggtgctgtgtgtatgttaatgagggaaaaaattaacttaagtgattttagcaaatggctgcaatataacggagtgaaaaatttaaggtggtctgaatactttccgtaccgactgtatatataattataaaatgtatacatatacagtCATTTAAACTTTGTGGAAATCATCCAACATTGGCTTATTTATATTTCTCTTAGTTTTTGTctttaaaaactaaatgtaaaatttgtATTAAAGGGCCTATTTTTTTGGCTGAACAGTCCCTTTAACTTAAcgcaaataaacaataaatgaataacacGATTTAAAGGGgagtaacagaatatgttgacatgcttcaaTGTTCGAAAatcactttatttttcaaatactgtacattattgtgccccgcctctctcaaacgcctagtcttctacaaagtccctccttctgacaagcgcagtctgctctgattggccaactgacccagtgcattgtgattggccgaacaccgcaagcactcgtcggaaacataatgcccctttccataattgcgagattcatctttcaaaataaatgtaaagacagttaataatgtgcttagttttaccatcagttcaagctcgaaaggggaacagagtcatgtaaaagacacagtgatgaagcttgtatgtgttagTGCACAAGCCACGGACGGATAAGACAGCTGAGTCCActgtgtgactctctctctctctctctctcacactctctctctcactcacacacacacacacacacacacacacacacacatgaagcgcaaaactccgcatttgaacagtcaatagcaaatacttaaactaataacaaatccTACTTAcaatagctgattcagaagcgccagattgtcaaAGTCAGAAATACCTCCTCTCCTACCTTCACTAAGAGGTCGTCCataaaaatgtgttgctgttctgttgtaagtaatcttaaatatttctaaatgcaGCTACTTTCTGAAagccaaataaagtgtttttgcatttatacacacagcatctccctgacatggctgcttcgacactaactgtggttactgaaaccacaccttctttctttgcgtgaacattagGAGCGGCATTActcaaatcttcccacatagtgacatagacatgtgggggcgtgtttgactGAACTATTTTAGGGGGTTGTGACAGAGTCTTTACTTTGATAAATAATATATCtttggattttagactttagtatttgcaactttacagatcttagttatgcaccaagagcttgtaaaactccaaaactaaaataaaatggcgaaaatacaaaaaaaaaaaaaaaaaaaaaatatatatatatatatatatatatatatatatatatataatattttatttatttatttattttttatttttttgatacataatatattattagTGATGTAATGATGAGCTGCGAGCCGATTGAAAATCGAATCAAATATGTGATCATTCAATTCAGTTGAGATGACAAACAAATCGTGAGTaggaatttatatatatgtatctctGAGGTGAAATTTTAGAGCCTCTGAAAGAAGCATATTGAAGTAGTGTTCATAAGCAGATCTGCTATGTTTACAGTGATAACCCAGAAAACACTGTAGCATTGCTGTTCATAAGCCACCTGCTGGTAGAGAGTAAAATTGCATCTTATTCAGCTCGTCTGCCGTTTCTTTCAGAGATGTTTTATGTAGTATAGTTTGACAAAACTAAAgtcagaacattctgttttttCCTCAGATATCGAATTTATACAACCTTAAATTAAAAACTGGTCATGCTAAATGTATGCTGCATCTTTGTTTGGGTCATgaataaaatgcagtggttgcctcggACAAAGCCTCAGTTTTTTAATATGAAGAGATTTCTTTTGTGTAACttatttgatttggggtttgttttaaagatttctgttcagttttatttaaatttcacaaaaaacatgcagcaataaTCATTTACTATTTAATGTCTTCAATCTCATTTTGTGAAAAAATCGTGAGAATTTAATCGTGAAATCAAAATTGTGTTCCCTATATATTATAAATCTTACTGTTTTAATTAgaagatatttaatatatatatgtaattaaactAAAAGTAGAATTGAAAACtaacaatgaaaatgaaataaaaactagACGGAACAAGAAAATTAATCCTGACTGCATATTGAGCTGGAAGAACTGCACAAATCTTCCcttaaaaacaatttattcagTCAACTTCAGAGTGAGAGAAACAGATGTTTTCCTCTTTCTTCCACTCAGACGGTGTCTGACATAGAGCGGGGCTGGATCCTTGTGAACAAAGAGCAGCACAGACAGCTGAAATCCCTGCAGGAGAAAGGCTCAAAAAAGGAGGTACGGCTGAGCTCCGCCATACACGTTATTTGATCTCCCTAGTGTAAAAGTAGTGAAGAAATTCACTGCTTCTATAAAAGCTGAAGTAAATTCTCAGACGTGAATGTATTCTGTTGAAGCCTATGTGTCTGTTGGGTAATCATCTGCGTATAACTATATTTTGTCCCACAGTTCATCAGATTGGCTCAGACTCTGAAGTACTATGGCTATATCAAGTTTGATCCCTGCATAACAGATTTTCCTGAGAAGGGCTGTCATGTTATAGTTGGGGCCGGCAACAACGAACTCAACTTTCACGTCAAATTGCCCAGTGATCAGATGAAAGAGGGCAGCTTCAAAGTCACGCGCATGAGATGCTGGCGGGTCACCTCATCTGTAAGTTTGacttaaaagataaataattagAATTTTATAATAAGGCAGACATAATTGCAATTTTGCATTCTAAAAGTTCAATTTTTGATGTACGAAGCAAGCAGACCGCATATGTTGGTCAATGTCGCAATTATATTTGACCAACGTGGGCAAAATCTGCATGGGGAACTTTTCTGCTTCATGCAAAACTCCTGATTAATTGGATTCCTATATAAATTAGCCTACTTAAATTGCTGAAAAATGGTAAATGCAACCTTGCATTTAGCAAAATCATACAAAAAATTGTCACATTGGCCACAAAAGCTTGTCGTTCAGCAGTTCCTGAGTTCATTCCTGAAGTATGTGAATAGTTAAGTCAAATGAGGtcacatttttaaagaaagaaccACACCACTTGGATTTTAGACATAGTTTCTTAAAATAAACAGCCAGCAAAACCTGAAATTCTATTtcatctaaaaaaattaaaaataaaattctaaaaatgaaatgttttaaatactacaagcAATTTTAAGCATTATAATGTACACCATGATAATGATCCGTATAATAATGTCTTatctttttgaaaataaatacataaaataatatgtacTACTATTTAAGGTAAGGATTTAGGAAAACTTCCTTTTGCGTCTCCAGACAGCTCTTTTCTCCAAATTCCTTCTATGACTGTCTCTTCAGGCATGTCTGGTTGGTCTATTTTGGAGAACGGGAAGTTGAAATGAGGATGACCAAAAAAGCCACTTTCAGCAAGGAAACGAGACTGTTGTTTGTCTGCTTGCTTGATTATAACGATCAGCTACCAGACACTCATCCATCTATctattgatatttatttcatgCGAGTCCACTAAATGTATGCCTTCGTGGTTTTCTCCATCCATTTTAGTATACCAGAATTTAGGAACAAAATGAAGACAATCAAAATCTTCATTCTGTATCTTCCCCACCGCTTGATTTTAAACACTAGGTTAATTAACAAATGTGACGCATTGTAGCAATACCTAAACAACGTCTACTGAGAATTTGAAAATGCTTGGAATAATGTTGGTCCAATACAAGCACTTCAGTGCATATTGGAAGTTGTCTTTGCTTCACTCTGCAGTGGTCTTGGCTTAGTCTTTGCTCTAGAATAGCAGAGTTGTGTTACTAATGAGCTCAGAACGGCCATCCTCTGAGACCAGGGCCTGACGCTGAGCATGCTGGGACTGCGTAGCAATGTGTCTCTAATGGGACTGACAGAGTTTCCGGTGTCTGTGTGAAGAAGTTGTCTGCCTTGTCATCTGAGACTATTCTAATGAgacacttttttgttgttgtgctgATGATGCTATGTAATTATGAGGACGTTGACATTTAGAGCAGAGCTAATGATGACTAATTGAGCTTTGAAGGTAATTGCCACGTAGAGGAGTTTAGAAAATGGCCTCTGTAATTGCCTCgacacaaataacaatgattatgATGATCGTATTTGTGATGACCCGGCCTGATTCTACAGCAGGTGCCTGTGGCGAACGGTACCGCAAACCCAAGCAGTTCCAGTAAATGTGACGTGAAACTAGAGCTGGCCTTTGAGTACCTGATGAGCAAAGACCGTCTGCAGTGGGTCACCATCACCAGTCCACAGGTCAGCACAGAATCAATCGATGATATGGAAGTTCTGTACTGTTTTAAAATGCTACAAGTTATTTTAGGCATTCATTTTGAGATTCGCTGAAGATTTCAAATGTTATCTAAATATTagattttaaagttgtttttaaagATGCAATTTAAGTGAGTTTAGAAAATGGCAAAGGTAAAAATAGTGAATGAGCCTTAATGAAATATCCAGTAGTGACCAATAAATGTTTGTCTGTTTGAGAATCACTGGACTATGAGTTTATATTGATTTTCCCCAGGCTATCATGATGAGTATCTGTCTGCAGTCTATGGTAGATGAGCTGATGGTGAAGAAATCTGGCGGAAGCATTAAAAAGGTCCGTATCGATGTTTGTCTTGTAAAGACCTGCCAAATATCTGTGGAGTTTCAGTCGGTGAATGCATCTATGTTTGATTCATTTAAGAGCTTGAGTCTTCATTTGTTTTTGCCAGATGAAGAACTCTTTCAGCATAACCTGGTCTTAAATGATTGTTAAATCATCTGTTTGCTGGAGAGACATAACTGTGCAAAACTGAGCTCACTTAAAGTCAACTTgaaagtacagtatatatatttaaaaaaaaaagtatactccCTTGTAAGATcggttcacttccagaataataATTTCTTGATagtttactcacccccatgtcatccaagatgttcatgtctttttgtcttcagttgcaaagaaattaaggtttttattaaacattccaggatttttctctatAAAGTGGACATCAATGGTGGCCAACGGGTTGAAAGTCCCAACTGTattttcagtgcagcttcaaagagcTCTACACGATCCCAGCCAAGGAATAAGAGTTTTATCTAGTGAAACCATCGGCCATtttcttaaaacaataaaaatgtatatactttttaacctttactttttaacttttcatctTGCACCAGCCCAACCTCACGCTATACATAGTTGTGTTGAAAAAAGTCACATGTGAAATTGACAGAAGTACTGACCCAGTGTCAAAGTCAAACGCACTTTACGAAAAAAAAGGTGAAACAACGATGTCAGAGGATTTTGAATTTGGTGGAAAAAATTGAGATGGAGTTTGTTTGAACTGAAGTACACCGATTAAAAACTAACCGCATGTAAACTTTCCAACTAGACACGCATTGCAGAGCTATTGCAAGATGCACGCTGGTGGTTGATTGCAAAAAAGAGGCAGGGGTTAAACAGATTACACAGAGAAGTCTGGTATACGTTGTTATCAGAGAAAAATCTGTCACTTCACCACAAGACAGAGCTATGCAACATTGTGATGTATGGATGAATTATTCACAATGAGATCAATAacttgcatttataaaaaaataaaaataaaactttcaagtTTTGAAAGAATTCAAAACATTATTCTCCTCAATAATATGCATCTATGAACCATTCACAATAAGTTCAAGGAAgtgttttttgaaaataaatgtagtaTAATTAGTATTTCATGCCTGTTTGCAGGgcattttctgtctttttctctgaGTTTGTGTGATTTGTGTTTCCAGCAGATGCAGAAGAAGCGACAGAACGGCTCGTTCCAGCGCTCTGACAGTCAGCAAGCTGTGAAGTCTCCTCCATTACTGGTGGGCACCGAGCTTGTTGCTAATGCAGAACACCTCTAGTTTTGATATGGGAGATGGACCATTGTTGATCTGTGATATGCATATGACTGTTTTTCAGGATTCCCCGGATCCCAGCCGTGAACAAGTAGTCAAACTCTCTGTGAGTTGTCAATGATTGACTCACAATGGCAACCTTCtctaaactgtttttatttatactgtatatatactgttattatttatataccattatagtatttattatttcaaattaagtTTTTCACGTTTTCAGTGTTTATCTATAGTTAAGTTTAGCTTTCTTTCAGTTTTAGTATTTcagtttaaacttattttatatcCAAAGCACAATTTGTcatctaattaatatttatattttatttcagtgagcaattttttttttttttttattgtcgttttagttgtagttatttagatatttttctaATGTTcgctctattattattattgttattcatttttatttccacaGACCAAGCTGTCTTCTGTCTCCCTGAGAGGACTAAGCTCTTCCAACTCAGCCAGTGACATCAGCAGCAATGATTTCCATGGAAACTACTCCTTTGAAGGAATAGGGGACGATGACCTTTGATGGAGTCATCCTCAAAAACTGGACTAAAGGAGACAGATTCATTTAGCGGTTTCTCTGCGACAAGTGTAGTTTAATAAATGCCCAGTTCTGCAGTTTTGTAatccattttgaaaaaaataattatatcaaCGGTCTCAAAAATGGCCTGTGAAGTACATAATTTTGACTCAGGTCTCATTACTTTCATCAGAGGCCTCAGATTCAGTGCTCACTCACCTAAAGTAACAAAAATTGGATGATTTCAGATTTGAGGCATAATTAGAGACAACGTCAACGGTTAAATTGAGACAGGGTTACATAAGCACCTCAGGGCAAGTTGCTACATTCAAAGAGAGGCTGTGATGAAATTTTCTTCTGAAGACGGGCTTTATTGAATCGTACTTTCTTACTAGAGACACAAAACTGTGCTTTTCCTCTCATATCATCATCTGGCAGACACCTTTTGTCTCATTTTCTCGACTGCTTATGACAGTAGTGGCCTACTAGAGGAAGATCCATACCAGCAAACTGTGTTGATATGTTccttttaaaatcagttgagaaTATTATTTAATAGAGATGTGCTTCGTATCATTCAGTGTGCCAATGTTGCTCAAACTATTGTGTGGTGGCTGCAATATTAACCATGGCGTGGTAGATCTCTGCagcttcctgtttttttttttttttttttttcaggagaggTAAACTCGACCTGACACCTACTGCATATTCATTGCATGGATGAAAATACAAGATCTTTACTGTGGCCTGCTTTCTCTCTGCCTTATGCTGATTCAGACGCCTTACAGTTTAACTTCTCaaatttaacattaaatgtaGCACCGGACACGAGTTGGCTAAAAAGCTTCTCTCAATCTGGCCACCGCTGTGTCCTGAATCTCGCTTTGTTTTGGTGTGTTCGGCTGGCCCGCCTGCACTAGCTGAACTCATGtcttttttttgcacagtattAAGTAAGATAGATGGCTTGGGTATTTATTGAGATCGTAAAACTGTGGGGAAACATCCTGGAACATTCGCAAGAGAtttgtagggtttttttttttttttttttcttgaaccgATATTTACAAAGGTTTCTCATAAATGCCAAAATTGTAGTTCACTAAAgcattttgcacaaaaaaatcaTGGTAATGTCACTTTTATTAATGTAcatgcaatttaaatatatatattctgaatatTTACTAATATCTGTATTATCATTTGACCAAATATAATCCAGgctgtgtataaataaa
Proteins encoded in this region:
- the snx17 gene encoding sorting nexin-17 isoform X1, whose translation is MHFSIPETEVRSDENGSTYVAYNIHVNGVLHCRLRYSQLLGLHEQIKKEYGNNVVPAFPPKKIFTLTPVEVDQRREQLEKYMQAVRQDPILGSSEMFNSFLRKAQQETQQIPTEEVQLEIYLSNGQKVKVNILTSDQTEDVLEAVASKLDLPDELVGYFSLFLVQERGDGGCTYVRKLQEFELPYVSITSLHSPDYRIILRKSYWDTAYDSDVMEDRVGLNLLYAQTVSDIERGWILVNKEQHRQLKSLQEKGSKKEFIRLAQTLKYYGYIKFDPCITDFPEKGCHVIVGAGNNELNFHVKLPSDQMKEGSFKVTRMRCWRVTSSQVPVANGTANPSSSSKCDVKLELAFEYLMSKDRLQWVTITSPQAIMMSICLQSMVDELMVKKSGGSIKKQMQKKRQNGSFQRSDSQQAVKSPPLLDSPDPSREQVVKLSTKLSSVSLRGLSSSNSASDISSNDFHGNYSFEGIGDDDL
- the snx17 gene encoding sorting nexin-17 isoform X2, with the translated sequence MHFSIPETEVRSDENGSTYVAYNIHVNGVLHCRLRYSQLLGLHEQIKKEYGNNVVPAFPPKKIFTLTPVEVDQRREQLEKYMQAVRQDPILGSSEMFNSFLRKAQQETQQIPTEEVQLEIYLSNGQKVKVNILTSDQTEDVLEAVASKLDLPDELVGYFSLFLVQERGDGGCTYVRKLQEFELPYVSITSLHSPDYRIILRKSYWDTAYDSDVMEDRVGLNLLYAQTVSDIERGWILVNKEQHRQLKSLQEKGSKKEFIRLAQTLKYYGYIKFDPCITDFPEKGCHVIVGAGNNELNFHVKLPSDQMKEGSFKVTRMRCWRVTSSQVPVANGTANPSSSSKCDVKLELAFEYLMSKDRLQWVTITSPQAIMMSICLQSMVDELMVKKSGGSIKKMQKKRQNGSFQRSDSQQAVKSPPLLDSPDPSREQVVKLSTKLSSVSLRGLSSSNSASDISSNDFHGNYSFEGIGDDDL